The Streptomyces seoulensis genome contains a region encoding:
- a CDS encoding ATP-binding protein, protein MFTAHSQASSPADARRLAVAYLDAHCPGADTEAVQIVVSELVTNAVRHTPEGTWSLSLRIEEGQLILEIADDSPALPSARRDPALDGRGGLGLGLVERLSDHTAVVPTTRGKTITAWWKLPTGHLTDRPAPES, encoded by the coding sequence ATGTTCACCGCACACTCCCAGGCCTCGTCGCCTGCCGACGCCCGACGGCTGGCGGTGGCCTATCTGGACGCGCACTGTCCCGGCGCGGACACGGAGGCGGTGCAGATCGTCGTGAGCGAGCTGGTCACCAACGCCGTCCGGCACACCCCCGAGGGCACCTGGTCGCTCTCCCTCAGGATCGAGGAGGGGCAGTTGATCCTGGAGATCGCCGACGACAGCCCCGCGCTGCCCTCCGCGCGCCGGGATCCGGCCCTCGACGGCAGGGGCGGTCTGGGGCTCGGGCTGGTGGAGAGGCTCAGCGACCACACCGCCGTCGTCCCGACCACGCGGGGCAAGACGATCACCGCCTGGTGGAAACTGCCCACCGGCCACCTGACGGACCGGCCGGCGCCGGAATCCTGA
- a CDS encoding MauE/DoxX family redox-associated membrane protein, translating to MLSLTTGLVPLLLAGLLGWTGAAKAFGANVARTAPKTALARMLSSSERAVLVLRVTGWAELLLAGALLAVPGSALPGSATAVLGAGFLGYLGHGRARAPESSCGCSASEDTPVTWRAFARAALVLAGGVTAALARRTWWGALGERPLASAVLLAMGTLVLFALSADLDRWWLLPLRRTRLRVFGHPLTGGRGAERVPVAASVELLENSLAWQATSPVVRSALLDHWETDGWRILHYSGVHGEGEEARPVAVLFALDATAGRDTPGDPVIRVSYVDADTGAPVAAGELGAVPPRRALRLVD from the coding sequence ATGCTGTCACTGACCACGGGGCTCGTCCCCCTCCTCCTCGCCGGACTGCTCGGCTGGACCGGCGCGGCGAAGGCCTTCGGAGCGAACGTCGCCCGTACGGCGCCGAAGACCGCGCTGGCCCGCATGCTGAGCAGCAGCGAGCGGGCCGTCCTGGTGCTCCGCGTCACCGGGTGGGCCGAACTGCTCCTGGCCGGGGCCCTGCTGGCGGTACCCGGCAGCGCCTTGCCGGGGTCGGCCACCGCGGTCCTCGGGGCGGGATTCCTCGGCTATCTCGGCCACGGCCGGGCGCGGGCCCCGGAATCCTCCTGCGGCTGCTCGGCGAGCGAGGACACGCCGGTCACCTGGCGTGCCTTCGCCCGCGCCGCGCTCGTCCTGGCCGGCGGGGTCACGGCCGCTCTCGCGCGGCGCACCTGGTGGGGTGCGCTCGGGGAGCGGCCTCTCGCCTCGGCCGTCCTGCTGGCCATGGGCACCCTGGTGCTGTTCGCGCTCTCGGCGGACCTGGACCGGTGGTGGCTGCTGCCGCTGCGCCGCACCCGGCTGCGGGTGTTCGGCCACCCGCTGACCGGCGGGCGCGGGGCGGAGCGGGTCCCGGTGGCCGCCAGCGTCGAACTGCTGGAGAACTCCCTGGCCTGGCAAGCCACTTCACCCGTGGTGCGCTCCGCGCTGCTGGACCACTGGGAGACGGACGGCTGGCGCATCCTGCACTACTCCGGCGTCCACGGCGAGGGCGAGGAGGCCCGCCCGGTGGCGGTGCTGTTCGCCCTGGACGCCACCGCCGGCCGTGACACACCCGGCGACCCGGTGATCCGCGTCAGCTACGTCGACGCGGACACAGGGGCGCCGGTGGCCGCCGGGGAACTGGGCGCGGTCCCACCCCGCCGCGCGCTGCGCCTCGTCGACTGA
- a CDS encoding STAS domain-containing protein: MTLHQPVDFSVITEAADPHAIRLTLRGVLDYESGDEFLRFVGAALDAHTQRHGPVLRELHLNCAGLILLDSSGLSALLTLRRRTHPAGVTLRLRHEPLQLVRMLALTGTADYLTARADGTAGSVASGGELTDEAGSTSS, from the coding sequence ATGACCCTCCACCAGCCCGTCGACTTCTCCGTCATCACCGAGGCCGCCGACCCGCACGCCATAAGGCTGACGCTGCGGGGAGTCCTCGACTACGAGTCCGGCGACGAGTTCCTCCGCTTCGTCGGCGCGGCGCTCGACGCGCACACCCAGCGGCACGGCCCGGTCCTGCGGGAGCTGCACCTGAACTGCGCGGGGCTGATCCTGCTCGACTCCAGCGGGCTGTCCGCCCTGCTCACACTGCGGCGCCGGACCCACCCGGCGGGCGTCACCCTGCGACTGCGGCACGAGCCGCTCCAGTTGGTCCGGATGCTCGCGCTCACCGGCACCGCCGACTACCTCACCGCCCGCGCGGACGGCACCGCCGGATCCGTGGCGTCCGGCGGGGAGCTGACCGACGAGGCCGGTTCCACCTCGTCCTGA
- the pabB gene encoding aminodeoxychorismate synthase component I, giving the protein MRTLLIDNYDSFTYNLYQLLGEVNGRPPVVVRNGADWSALRLDEFDAIVVSPGPGRPDRERDFGISARAILDSGLPVLGVCLGHQGIAHLFGGTVALAPEPMHGRVSAVHHNGTDLFAGLPSPFDVVRYHSLAATELPAELEAVAWTGDGVIMGVRHVSRPIWGVQFHPESISSEYGRDLLRNFRRLALAHAATGANRSRYTVHTRRVALQPDTEAAYRALFAGDAHSFWLDSGAVIEGLSRFSFLGDGRGPLAEYVSYRVSDGGVTVRSPGRADDEGEIVEQGFFEYLDEQIRTRAVPVPDGLPFEFNLGYVGYLGYELKAETGGQAVHKSATPDAAMLFTDRMLAVDHAEGVSHLLALSADGDDHDALRWLDETEARLRALPAGTGAHTPSRFTGTGMTDPDADGLLRLRHGKDAYLDRVRQSLEEIRQGETYEVCLTNSVVMDVRIDPLTTYAHLRRLSPVPYGALLDFQGVAVLSASPERFVTVGTDRVTESKPIKGTRPRGATAAEDEELRRDLLSQEKDRAENLMIVDLIRNDLNSVSEVGSVHVPRLFHVETYAPVHQLVSTIRGTLRPEETAVTCVRAAFPGGSMTGAPKLRTMEIIDRLEEGPRGVYSGSLGWFALSGAADLNIVIRTLVATPDRVAFGVGGAIVALSDPEEEFEETVVKSRAMVTAVLATALDADHAAPAAGSRS; this is encoded by the coding sequence TTGAGAACCCTGCTCATCGACAACTACGACTCGTTCACCTACAACCTCTACCAACTGCTCGGCGAGGTCAACGGACGGCCACCGGTCGTCGTCCGCAACGGCGCCGACTGGTCCGCGCTGCGGCTGGACGAGTTCGACGCGATCGTCGTCTCGCCCGGCCCCGGCAGGCCCGACCGGGAGCGCGACTTCGGCATCAGCGCCCGCGCCATCCTCGACAGCGGACTGCCCGTCCTCGGCGTCTGCCTCGGCCACCAGGGCATCGCCCACCTGTTCGGCGGCACGGTCGCCCTCGCGCCCGAGCCCATGCACGGCCGGGTCTCCGCCGTCCACCACAACGGCACCGACCTCTTCGCCGGACTCCCGAGCCCGTTCGACGTGGTCCGCTACCACTCGCTGGCCGCCACCGAGCTGCCCGCCGAACTCGAGGCCGTCGCCTGGACCGGCGACGGCGTGATCATGGGCGTACGGCACGTGTCCCGGCCCATCTGGGGCGTGCAGTTCCACCCCGAGTCCATCAGCAGCGAGTACGGACGCGACCTGCTGCGCAACTTCCGCCGCCTGGCCCTGGCCCACGCGGCCACCGGCGCCAACCGCTCCCGCTACACCGTGCACACCCGCCGGGTCGCCCTCCAGCCCGACACCGAGGCCGCCTACCGCGCCCTGTTCGCGGGGGACGCCCACAGCTTCTGGCTGGACAGCGGCGCCGTCATCGAGGGCCTGTCCCGCTTCTCCTTCCTCGGTGACGGGCGCGGCCCCCTCGCCGAGTACGTGAGCTACCGGGTCTCCGACGGCGGCGTCACCGTGCGCAGCCCCGGCCGCGCCGACGACGAGGGCGAGATCGTCGAACAGGGCTTCTTCGAGTACCTCGACGAACAGATCCGCACCAGGGCCGTGCCCGTCCCCGACGGCCTGCCCTTCGAGTTCAACCTCGGCTACGTCGGCTACCTCGGCTACGAGCTGAAGGCCGAGACCGGCGGCCAGGCCGTGCACAAGTCGGCCACCCCGGACGCGGCGATGCTCTTCACCGACCGGATGCTCGCCGTCGACCACGCCGAGGGCGTCAGCCACCTGCTCGCCCTCTCCGCCGACGGCGACGACCACGACGCCCTGCGCTGGCTGGACGAGACCGAGGCCCGGCTGCGCGCCCTGCCCGCCGGAACCGGAGCGCACACCCCGTCCCGCTTCACGGGCACCGGCATGACCGACCCGGACGCCGACGGCCTCCTCCGGCTCCGCCACGGCAAGGACGCCTACCTCGACCGGGTCCGGCAGAGCCTGGAGGAGATCCGGCAGGGCGAGACGTACGAGGTCTGCCTGACCAACTCCGTCGTCATGGACGTCCGCATCGACCCGCTCACCACCTACGCGCACCTGCGCCGGCTGAGCCCGGTGCCGTACGGCGCGCTGCTCGACTTCCAGGGCGTCGCCGTGCTCAGCGCCTCGCCCGAGCGGTTCGTCACGGTCGGGACCGACCGGGTCACCGAGTCCAAGCCCATCAAGGGCACCCGCCCGCGCGGCGCGACCGCCGCCGAGGACGAGGAACTGCGCCGGGACCTGCTCAGCCAGGAGAAGGACCGCGCCGAGAACCTGATGATCGTCGACCTGATCCGCAACGACCTCAACTCCGTCTCCGAGGTCGGGTCCGTGCACGTGCCCCGCCTGTTCCACGTGGAGACCTACGCGCCCGTCCACCAGCTCGTCTCCACCATCCGGGGCACGCTGCGCCCCGAGGAGACGGCCGTCACCTGCGTCCGGGCGGCCTTCCCCGGCGGCTCGATGACCGGGGCGCCCAAGCTGCGCACCATGGAGATCATCGACCGGCTGGAGGAGGGACCGCGCGGCGTCTACTCCGGCTCGCTCGGCTGGTTCGCGCTCAGCGGGGCCGCCGACCTCAACATCGTCATCCGCACCCTCGTGGCCACCCCCGACCGGGTCGCCTTCGGCGTGGGCGGGGCGATCGTGGCCCTGTCGGACCCCGAGGAGGAGTTCGAGGAGACCGTCGTCAAATCCCGCGCGATGGTCACCGCCGTGCTCGCCACCGCGCTCGACGCGGACCACGCCGCCCCGGCGGCCGGGAGCCGGTCGTGA
- a CDS encoding PP2C family protein-serine/threonine phosphatase: protein MAVERALRTAAPYALADVVRRELVERYAAEAVEFLLADYSLTVLQPVTTPAHALPPVSLRNSPAGRAFGAQEPFLEGLADGRTRVQLPVTVHGDRLGVLSVTLPDTEDSRAALPELAELAQVLGHEVLVADRETDLYLQARRRDRLTLAAEMQWHLLPGRSCSLAEFDLGAQLEPAYAIHGDNYDWSSTEDHLTLYVSNGMGEGIDAALLTNLAVNALRNARRAGIPLADQAALADQAVYAQYRGQRYLSVLMLDFDFATGRTRVVDAGCPQLRRLRDGAVERIDFEAQLPLGMFEETDYVTQELQVEPGDRLVFVSDGVYSVASAKGEAYGDAALTRAIQSTRLLPASEVPGAILRELAEHRGTPAPDDDALVVCLDWRGR, encoded by the coding sequence ATGGCTGTCGAGCGGGCGCTGCGCACGGCGGCTCCCTACGCCCTGGCCGACGTCGTCCGCCGGGAGCTGGTCGAGCGCTACGCGGCCGAGGCCGTGGAGTTCCTCCTGGCGGACTACAGCCTCACCGTGCTCCAGCCCGTGACCACACCGGCCCACGCGCTGCCCCCCGTCTCCCTGCGCAACAGCCCCGCGGGCCGTGCCTTCGGCGCGCAGGAACCCTTCCTGGAGGGCCTCGCGGACGGCAGGACACGGGTCCAGTTGCCCGTCACCGTGCACGGCGACCGCCTGGGGGTGCTCTCGGTGACGCTCCCCGACACCGAGGACAGCCGCGCGGCGCTGCCCGAGCTGGCCGAGCTCGCCCAGGTGCTGGGGCACGAGGTGCTGGTCGCCGACCGCGAGACGGACCTGTATCTCCAGGCCCGGCGGCGCGACCGGCTCACCCTGGCGGCCGAGATGCAGTGGCACCTGCTGCCCGGCCGCTCCTGCTCCCTGGCCGAGTTCGATCTCGGCGCGCAACTGGAGCCCGCGTACGCGATACACGGCGACAACTACGACTGGTCGTCCACCGAGGACCACCTGACCCTGTACGTGTCCAACGGCATGGGCGAGGGCATAGACGCGGCGCTGCTCACGAACCTCGCGGTCAACGCGCTGCGCAACGCCCGCCGGGCCGGCATCCCGCTCGCCGACCAGGCGGCCCTGGCCGACCAGGCGGTCTACGCCCAGTACCGGGGACAGCGCTATCTGTCGGTGCTGATGCTGGACTTCGACTTCGCCACCGGCCGCACCCGGGTGGTGGACGCGGGGTGCCCGCAACTGCGGCGGCTGCGCGACGGCGCCGTGGAGCGCATCGACTTCGAGGCGCAGCTTCCGCTGGGCATGTTCGAGGAGACCGACTACGTCACCCAGGAACTCCAGGTCGAGCCCGGCGACCGGCTGGTGTTCGTCAGCGATGGCGTGTACTCGGTCGCCTCGGCCAAGGGTGAGGCGTACGGGGACGCCGCGCTGACACGGGCCATCCAGTCCACCCGGCTGCTGCCCGCCTCGGAGGTCCCGGGAGCGATCCTGCGCGAGCTGGCCGAGCATCGCGGCACGCCGGCCCCGGACGACGACGCGCTGGTGGTGTGCCTGGACTGGCGCGGCCGCTGA
- a CDS encoding alpha/beta hydrolase, which yields MTAYTPQGTEGALVVRHAPESPVAAVLTLHGGRANDASATRPWHLAALRMRPILRAVATGLPPDGVLLGEVRYRQRGWNGGAAADDVLRALAELHDRYGPLPVVLVGHSMGGRAAVHVGAHPAVRGVLALAPWLPAGEPAVHLRGQRIVVLHGDADRITGADDSVKFVLRARTAGAHAGMVMLTGAEHAMLRRLPVWNRLCAEIVADLLREHPAEDGTVAEATAPGAPAFLRR from the coding sequence ATGACCGCGTACACACCGCAGGGCACCGAAGGCGCCCTGGTCGTCCGGCACGCCCCGGAGTCACCCGTGGCCGCCGTGCTCACCCTGCACGGCGGACGGGCGAACGACGCCTCCGCCACCCGGCCCTGGCACCTCGCCGCGCTGCGCATGCGGCCCATCCTGCGCGCCGTCGCCACCGGCCTGCCGCCGGACGGCGTCCTGCTCGGCGAGGTCCGCTACCGGCAGCGCGGCTGGAACGGCGGAGCCGCCGCCGACGACGTGCTGCGCGCCCTGGCCGAGCTGCACGACCGGTACGGCCCGCTGCCCGTCGTCCTGGTCGGCCACTCGATGGGCGGCCGTGCCGCCGTGCACGTGGGCGCCCACCCCGCCGTGCGCGGCGTGCTCGCCCTCGCGCCCTGGCTGCCCGCCGGCGAACCCGCCGTCCACCTGCGCGGACAGCGGATCGTGGTGCTGCACGGCGACGCCGACCGGATCACCGGCGCGGACGACTCCGTGAAATTCGTGCTGCGGGCCCGCACGGCCGGCGCCCACGCCGGGATGGTCATGCTCACCGGCGCGGAGCACGCGATGCTGCGCCGCCTGCCCGTGTGGAACCGGCTCTGCGCCGAGATCGTGGCCGACCTGCTGCGCGAGCACCCCGCCGAGGACGGCACGGTCGCCGAGGCCACCGCACCCGGAGCCCCGGCCTTCCTGCGCCGCTGA
- a CDS encoding cell wall protein, giving the protein MSARNNAGVPSEGLRRRRFLTTAALGGATIVGASALGGLDADAAFAAEPSLDPAIAKSSFVEGRIVGITGSVLEVAGSTGGHSRVRMTNVTSVWKVRPTTAEVIEVGDGLYARGVPMPDGTVAADAVWVNIVNLDTRIRGIARNRVHLAHGQHEVVGNILADTGASYAGRGLTSDLSRLRIGQSAQVLGAWRPSDDSVDVVRISVGH; this is encoded by the coding sequence ATGAGCGCACGGAACAACGCGGGTGTGCCGTCCGAGGGGCTGCGCCGCCGCCGCTTCCTCACCACCGCCGCCCTGGGCGGCGCCACCATCGTCGGCGCGAGCGCGCTGGGCGGACTCGACGCCGACGCGGCCTTCGCCGCCGAGCCCTCCCTCGACCCGGCCATCGCCAAGTCCTCCTTCGTGGAAGGCAGAATCGTCGGCATCACCGGCAGCGTGCTGGAGGTCGCCGGCTCCACCGGCGGTCACTCACGGGTGCGGATGACCAACGTCACCAGCGTGTGGAAGGTACGTCCCACCACCGCCGAGGTCATCGAGGTCGGCGACGGCCTCTACGCGCGCGGAGTGCCGATGCCCGACGGCACGGTGGCCGCCGACGCGGTCTGGGTGAACATCGTCAACCTCGACACCCGGATCCGGGGCATCGCCAGGAACCGCGTCCACCTGGCCCACGGACAGCACGAGGTGGTCGGCAACATCCTCGCCGACACCGGCGCCTCGTACGCCGGACGCGGGCTGACCTCGGACCTGTCCCGGCTGCGGATCGGGCAGAGCGCTCAAGTGCTCGGCGCCTGGCGGCCGTCCGACGACTCCGTGGACGTCGTCCGTATCTCCGTCGGGCACTGA
- a CDS encoding Dps family protein: protein MTSQTKDLTPEYTVPGLEREAAGKLIGLLRLRLHALNDLHLTLKHVHWNVVGPHFIAVHEMIDPQVDQVRDMADDVAERIAALGGVAQGTPGALVSERTWDDYSIGRGDAIAHLAALDMVYTGVNEGVRAAVKEAGEIDPATEDLLIGQLRDLEQFQWFVRAHLESARGTLATGDVHSEKEAAAKGAEVS, encoded by the coding sequence ATGACCAGCCAGACCAAGGACCTGACCCCGGAGTACACCGTTCCGGGCCTCGAACGCGAGGCGGCGGGCAAGCTCATCGGTCTGCTCCGCCTCCGTCTGCACGCGCTCAACGACCTGCACCTCACCCTGAAGCACGTGCACTGGAACGTGGTCGGACCGCACTTCATCGCCGTGCACGAGATGATCGACCCGCAGGTCGACCAGGTCCGCGACATGGCCGACGACGTGGCCGAGCGGATCGCCGCCCTCGGCGGTGTCGCCCAGGGCACGCCGGGCGCCCTGGTGTCCGAGCGGACCTGGGACGACTACTCCATCGGCCGGGGCGACGCCATCGCGCACCTCGCCGCGCTCGACATGGTCTACACCGGCGTGAACGAGGGCGTGCGTGCCGCGGTCAAGGAGGCGGGCGAGATCGACCCCGCCACCGAGGACCTGCTGATCGGGCAGCTCCGCGACCTGGAGCAGTTCCAGTGGTTCGTGCGGGCGCACCTGGAGAGCGCGCGCGGCACGCTCGCCACCGGTGACGTGCACTCCGAGAAGGAGGCGGCCGCCAAGGGCGCCGAGGTGAGCTGA
- a CDS encoding cryptochrome/photolyase family protein, producing the protein MTDRHWLFGDQLGPHFLTPGPDGPAQDAPVVLIEARSVFRRRRFHRAKAHLILSAMRHRAAELGDRARLVRAETYREGLREAVGDAPVTVHHPTSRAALGLVRSLEQVSVLPARGFLFPHDAFRAWADGRGGRRLRQEDFYHWVRRELDLLMDGGEPAGGRWNHDHDNREPPPKGARTLDAPRPYRPREDDIDDEVRADLDRWERDDGIRFVGRDGPRRFPATRREALAALRRFTGHRLAGFGPHEDAMLAADPVMSHSLLSSSLNLGLLDPAEVVHAAEDAWRSGDAPVHSAEGFIRQVAGWREYVWQLYWYFGEEYRDRNALRAHAPLPDWFLELDADAVTARCLSTTLAQVRDTGWTHHIPRLMLLGSHALQQGWEPRAVTDWFHRCFVDGYDWVMLPNVVGMSQYADGGRMTTKPYTSGGAYIHRMSDFCGGCAYKPGDRTGERACPYTTGYWSFVHRHRDLLAANNRTSRAVQGLDRLGDLEDVLRTERDRGDAPP; encoded by the coding sequence ATGACCGACCGGCACTGGCTGTTCGGCGACCAGCTCGGTCCCCACTTCCTCACGCCCGGCCCCGACGGACCCGCCCAGGACGCCCCCGTGGTGCTGATCGAAGCGCGCTCGGTGTTCCGCCGCCGGCGATTCCACCGGGCCAAGGCCCATCTGATCCTCTCCGCGATGCGCCACCGGGCCGCCGAACTCGGCGACCGCGCCCGCCTCGTCCGCGCCGAGACCTACCGCGAGGGCCTGCGCGAGGCGGTCGGCGACGCCCCCGTCACCGTCCACCACCCCACCTCGCGCGCCGCCCTCGGCCTGGTCCGCTCGCTGGAGCAGGTGAGCGTGCTGCCCGCCAGGGGCTTCCTGTTCCCGCACGACGCCTTCCGCGCCTGGGCCGACGGACGCGGCGGGCGGCGACTGCGCCAGGAGGACTTCTACCACTGGGTACGCCGCGAGCTGGACCTCCTCATGGACGGCGGCGAACCCGCGGGCGGCCGCTGGAACCACGACCACGACAACCGCGAACCCCCGCCCAAGGGCGCCCGCACCCTCGACGCGCCGAGGCCCTACCGGCCCCGCGAGGACGACATCGACGACGAGGTGCGCGCCGACCTCGACCGCTGGGAGCGGGACGACGGCATCCGCTTCGTCGGCCGGGACGGCCCGCGCCGCTTCCCCGCCACCCGCCGCGAGGCGCTGGCCGCGCTGCGCCGCTTCACCGGGCACCGGCTCGCCGGGTTCGGCCCGCACGAGGACGCGATGCTCGCCGCCGACCCGGTGATGAGCCACAGCCTCCTCTCCTCCTCTCTCAACCTCGGCCTGCTCGACCCGGCCGAGGTGGTCCACGCCGCCGAGGACGCCTGGCGCTCCGGCGACGCGCCCGTGCACAGCGCCGAGGGGTTCATCCGCCAGGTCGCGGGCTGGCGCGAGTACGTGTGGCAGCTCTACTGGTACTTCGGCGAGGAGTACCGGGACCGCAACGCCCTGCGCGCCCACGCGCCGCTGCCCGACTGGTTCCTCGAACTCGACGCGGACGCCGTCACCGCGCGCTGCCTCTCCACCACCCTCGCGCAGGTGCGCGACACCGGCTGGACCCACCACATCCCGCGCCTGATGCTGCTCGGCAGTCACGCGCTGCAGCAGGGCTGGGAGCCACGCGCGGTCACCGACTGGTTCCACCGCTGCTTCGTCGACGGCTACGACTGGGTGATGCTGCCCAACGTCGTCGGCATGTCCCAGTACGCCGACGGCGGCCGGATGACCACCAAGCCGTACACCTCCGGTGGGGCCTACATCCACCGCATGAGCGACTTCTGTGGTGGCTGCGCCTACAAGCCCGGCGACCGCACCGGCGAACGGGCCTGCCCCTACACCACCGGCTACTGGTCCTTCGTGCACCGTCACCGCGACCTGCTCGCCGCGAACAACCGCACCTCCCGCGCCGTCCAGGGCCTGGACCGGCTCGGCGACCTGGAAGACGTGCTGCGCACCGAACGGGACCGGGGTGACGCACCGCCCTGA
- a CDS encoding MarR family winged helix-turn-helix transcriptional regulator yields MTVTNFHPRPEPVEVARVTSTAAELLEVLWGRASTAPASASQLRVLLILEHQEGINLRTLADHLASTPPSTSRLCDRLQAAGFVERELSRTDRREVRLYLSSRGRAFLTDLRARREETLRSVLERMSSGDRSALLTGLEAFCAVASEQIHGFDESSGTRTA; encoded by the coding sequence GTGACTGTGACGAACTTCCACCCCCGCCCAGAACCGGTCGAAGTCGCACGTGTGACCTCGACCGCCGCGGAACTGCTGGAAGTCCTGTGGGGCCGCGCGTCCACGGCACCCGCTTCGGCGTCCCAGTTGCGCGTGCTGCTCATCCTGGAGCACCAGGAGGGCATCAACCTGCGCACCCTCGCCGACCATCTCGCGTCCACCCCGCCCTCGACCAGCCGCCTGTGCGACCGGCTCCAGGCGGCGGGGTTCGTCGAGCGCGAGCTGAGCCGCACGGACCGGCGCGAGGTGCGCCTGTACCTCAGCAGCCGGGGCCGGGCCTTCCTCACGGACCTGCGCGCCCGGCGCGAGGAGACGCTGCGCTCGGTACTGGAGCGGATGTCGTCCGGCGACCGCAGTGCCCTGCTCACCGGGCTCGAGGCGTTCTGCGCGGTGGCGTCGGAGCAGATACACGGGTTCGACGAGTCCTCCGGCACCCGGACCGCCTGA
- a CDS encoding chorismate mutase family protein, translating into MGERPTAGVTIEGLRAELDAIDERFLEQLRARIEKCVEIGHFKREHDVPMMQPHRIGVVQERAARYGERHGIDRDFLRRLYDLVIEETCRVEDRVIGGSR; encoded by the coding sequence ATGGGGGAGAGGCCGACAGCCGGCGTCACCATCGAGGGCCTTCGGGCGGAACTCGACGCGATCGACGAACGGTTCCTGGAACAACTGCGCGCCCGGATCGAGAAGTGCGTGGAGATCGGGCACTTCAAGCGCGAGCACGACGTGCCGATGATGCAGCCGCACCGCATCGGCGTGGTCCAGGAACGCGCCGCCCGCTACGGCGAACGGCACGGCATCGACCGGGACTTCCTGCGCAGGCTGTACGACCTCGTGATCGAGGAGACCTGCCGCGTCGAGGACCGGGTGATCGGAGGTTCGCGTTGA
- a CDS encoding STAS domain-containing protein, with the protein MVKHGQTFEEAIPPAVAYSRADGELWVIGLRGHLDPDELAAVEDATEDALLRCSGPLVFDLREVGFCDSSLLNHLLRTARRRSVGIFGGDGTVRRLLDLTGADRLLHPHPDLESVRAALSARQRQARP; encoded by the coding sequence ATGGTGAAGCACGGTCAGACCTTCGAGGAAGCGATCCCCCCGGCGGTGGCGTACTCACGGGCCGACGGGGAGCTGTGGGTCATCGGGCTGCGAGGACACCTCGACCCCGACGAGCTCGCCGCGGTGGAGGACGCCACCGAGGACGCCCTGCTGCGCTGCTCCGGTCCGCTCGTGTTCGACCTGCGCGAAGTCGGCTTCTGCGACTCGTCCTTGCTCAACCATCTGCTGCGCACCGCCCGGCGCCGGAGCGTCGGCATCTTCGGCGGCGACGGCACCGTACGGCGCCTGCTCGACCTCACCGGTGCCGACCGTCTGCTGCACCCGCACCCCGATCTGGAGTCGGTCCGGGCCGCCCTGTCCGCCCGGCAGCGTCAGGCGCGGCCGTGA
- a CDS encoding septal ring lytic transglycosylase RlpA family protein — translation MACGSTSLWAGETSWFCCGNSWGPCGSAGGGACGNCQSSAHHGAWPNASAACFNITRPDLCGENIPRRGCGSVMNVRHQCSGATVCITITDCGPRTKDWCGEATCCNGACRTNRVLDLTPAAFSAIGNLSSGKLPVYIYE, via the coding sequence ATGGCTTGCGGATCGACCAGCCTCTGGGCCGGTGAGACCAGTTGGTTCTGCTGCGGCAACTCATGGGGGCCCTGCGGCAGCGCCGGCGGCGGCGCCTGCGGCAACTGCCAGTCCAGCGCGCATCACGGCGCCTGGCCGAACGCGTCGGCGGCGTGTTTCAACATCACCCGGCCCGACCTCTGCGGCGAGAACATCCCCCGGCGCGGCTGCGGTTCGGTGATGAACGTCCGCCACCAGTGCTCCGGCGCCACGGTGTGCATCACCATCACCGACTGCGGCCCCCGCACCAAGGACTGGTGCGGCGAGGCGACCTGCTGCAACGGCGCCTGCCGCACCAACCGGGTGCTCGACCTGACCCCGGCCGCCTTCTCGGCGATCGGCAACCTCAGCTCCGGCAAGCTCCCCGTCTACATCTACGAGTGA